In one window of Coralliovum pocilloporae DNA:
- a CDS encoding branched-chain amino acid aminotransferase codes for MAEFSKTWTWYKGEWLEGNPPILGPRSHAFWLGSSVFDGGRAFEGVTPDLDLHCERVNRSALSLNLNPTRKTGEILDICHEGIAKFDGETALYVRPMYWGELDGHATVAPDPDATGFCVTIFEAPMLATSGISISLSPFRRPTQECMPVDAKAGCLYPNNARALMEAKERGFDNALVLDMLGHVAELGTANVFMVKDGVVHTPYPNGTFLNGITRQRVISLLKADGYDVHEHSLSYQDCLDADEMFSTGNYSKVTPIVRLDDRNFQRGPVADRVRELYWDFAHS; via the coding sequence ATGGCGGAATTTTCCAAGACATGGACCTGGTACAAGGGTGAGTGGCTTGAAGGCAATCCGCCGATCCTTGGTCCGCGATCTCACGCCTTCTGGCTGGGATCAAGCGTTTTTGACGGTGGTCGCGCTTTTGAAGGGGTGACGCCGGATCTTGATCTGCATTGTGAGCGTGTCAATCGCTCGGCGCTGTCGCTGAACCTGAACCCTACCCGCAAGACAGGTGAGATTCTCGATATCTGTCACGAGGGTATCGCAAAGTTTGACGGGGAGACGGCCCTCTATGTCCGCCCGATGTATTGGGGTGAGCTCGATGGTCATGCGACCGTTGCGCCTGACCCGGACGCAACCGGTTTCTGTGTAACCATTTTCGAAGCACCGATGCTTGCCACGTCGGGCATTTCCATCAGCCTGTCGCCGTTCCGCCGTCCGACCCAGGAATGCATGCCTGTGGATGCCAAGGCAGGCTGCCTCTACCCCAATAATGCAAGGGCGCTTATGGAAGCGAAGGAGCGTGGCTTTGATAATGCTCTGGTGCTGGACATGCTGGGTCATGTGGCAGAGCTGGGAACGGCCAATGTCTTCATGGTCAAGGATGGCGTGGTTCATACTCCTTATCCGAACGGCACATTTCTCAATGGCATCACCCGGCAGCGGGTCATCAGTCTGCTGAAGGCTGATGGTTATGATGTCCATGAGCATTCGCTCTCCTATCAGGACTGCCTTGATGCGGACGAGATGTTCTCCACCGGCAACTATTCCAAGGTAACGCCCATCGTGCGTCTGGATGACAGGAACTTCCAGCGCGGCCCCGTGGCAGACAGGGTGCGTGAACTCTATTGGGACTTTGCTCACTCTTAA
- the wecB gene encoding non-hydrolyzing UDP-N-acetylglucosamine 2-epimerase, with amino-acid sequence MNLTIIFGTRPEFIKIAPIALEAIRRGQSVRLCWTRQHTDLVAPLFPIFGLEPDVTLELPNAQGNLNILQSVLFRTIDQELSAHRPDLVLIQGDTTSTFVGALAAFNRRIPVAHLEAGLRTYDLEHPFPEECYRQMVSRFASYHFAATEDARQTLIDEKTSPQSILVTGNTSIDSIKLLEGNFAGRRLQERLDPFDLQARNYLLVTCHRRENFTEGRPEQIAEALKGLCADHPDQKVVLIEHPNPSLREGLYRFLSDAPENLVRLPAQDYLDFVVLMVGAKLILSDSGGVQEEAPSLNKPVLVLRETTERPEGVTAGCLRLVGTDPALIRSETKRLLDNREAYAAMASAPNPFGDGQAAGRVWDHLEQQSW; translated from the coding sequence ATGAACCTGACCATCATCTTTGGCACGCGGCCCGAATTTATCAAGATCGCACCGATTGCCCTTGAAGCCATCCGCCGGGGGCAATCCGTTCGCCTGTGCTGGACTCGGCAGCATACCGACCTTGTGGCACCGTTGTTTCCGATTTTCGGCCTTGAGCCGGACGTGACGCTGGAGCTGCCGAACGCACAGGGCAATCTCAATATCCTGCAATCAGTCCTGTTCCGAACGATTGATCAGGAACTGTCGGCTCATCGCCCAGATCTGGTTCTGATCCAGGGTGATACGACCTCCACATTCGTTGGCGCACTGGCCGCCTTCAACCGGCGCATTCCGGTTGCCCATCTCGAAGCCGGACTGCGGACTTATGATCTGGAGCACCCGTTTCCGGAAGAATGCTACAGGCAGATGGTTTCCCGTTTCGCCAGCTACCACTTCGCGGCAACCGAAGATGCTCGCCAAACCCTGATTGACGAAAAAACATCTCCTCAGTCAATCCTTGTAACCGGCAACACCTCTATCGACAGCATTAAGCTCCTGGAGGGCAATTTTGCGGGTCGTCGGCTTCAGGAGCGACTGGATCCGTTTGACCTTCAGGCCCGGAACTATCTTCTTGTAACGTGCCACAGACGGGAGAACTTTACCGAAGGCCGCCCTGAGCAAATTGCTGAGGCCTTAAAGGGATTGTGCGCCGATCATCCAGACCAGAAGGTTGTGCTGATCGAACATCCAAATCCCAGCCTTCGCGAAGGGCTTTACCGGTTCCTGTCAGATGCACCGGAGAACCTGGTTCGTCTTCCTGCCCAGGATTATCTGGATTTCGTTGTTCTTATGGTTGGCGCGAAGCTGATCCTGTCTGATTCAGGCGGTGTGCAGGAAGAGGCACCATCGCTGAACAAGCCGGTCCTGGTCCTGCGTGAAACCACCGAACGCCCCGAAGGTGTCACCGCCGGATGTCTCCGACTGGTCGGCACCGATCCTGCCCTCATCCGGTCCGAGACAAAGCGCCTTCTTGATAACCGGGAGGCCTATGCGGCCATGGCCAGCGCGCCCAATCCATTTGGAGATGGCCAGGCGGCAGGCCGGGTCTGGGACCATCTTGAACAACAAAGCTGGTGA
- a CDS encoding methyl-accepting chemotaxis protein has translation MMNLSSLSKATLSFISAVVLGGCAITAAGSANGSLWTSGLSVMALVAGAAGFFWLWRVRLVLNEVSDVCCKVGWGDFEARVIRYDDKGELLTLQNNVNHMIDRTDAFVREARASLDFIRQNRYFRRIKPEGLEGALKISAEIINSATETIQGRIEAFNTSTESFEQAINKISSELSNASSEMSGTAQTMETGAIDTNARATAVAAAAEQASASVQTVSASAEQLSASAAGIRGEVERTAEVASSASVQAEQSTEIVRGLRAAADRIGQVIDLINTIAEQTNLLALNATIEAARAGEAGKGFAVVANEVKDLASQTAKATEEISSHIVSVQQTTSEAVTAIEGIGGTIGEINEIIGRVTHAIEEQSAATSEIASNVTQAHAGAQDVSANILEVSNTMKDTEGMAGMVKVASESLSVQARNLGDEVSQFLVALRRGPMDRRKRDDPDYTGPERRSGRREKKAAA, from the coding sequence ATGATGAATTTGTCTTCTCTCTCTAAGGCGACGCTGAGTTTCATATCAGCTGTGGTGTTGGGTGGATGTGCAATCACTGCTGCAGGATCTGCCAATGGTAGTCTGTGGACATCTGGTCTTTCGGTCATGGCCTTGGTTGCCGGGGCTGCCGGGTTCTTCTGGCTCTGGCGCGTGCGACTGGTGCTGAATGAAGTGTCTGATGTGTGCTGCAAAGTTGGTTGGGGTGACTTTGAAGCACGTGTTATCAGATATGATGACAAAGGCGAGCTGCTGACGCTCCAGAACAACGTCAATCACATGATTGACCGGACTGACGCCTTTGTGCGTGAAGCCCGTGCATCTCTCGACTTCATTCGTCAGAACCGCTATTTCCGCCGGATCAAGCCTGAAGGTCTGGAAGGGGCACTGAAGATCAGTGCCGAGATCATCAACTCGGCAACGGAAACCATCCAGGGTCGCATTGAGGCGTTTAATACCTCGACGGAATCCTTTGAGCAGGCGATCAACAAGATCAGCTCAGAATTGTCGAATGCGTCTTCCGAGATGTCGGGTACGGCCCAGACCATGGAAACAGGTGCGATTGATACCAATGCCCGGGCGACGGCTGTTGCTGCCGCAGCAGAGCAGGCATCGGCCAGTGTCCAGACCGTTTCCGCGTCAGCTGAGCAGTTGTCCGCATCTGCTGCGGGCATCAGGGGTGAGGTTGAGCGGACAGCTGAAGTCGCTTCAAGCGCGTCCGTGCAGGCTGAACAGTCCACCGAGATTGTGCGTGGCCTGAGGGCTGCAGCAGATCGGATCGGTCAGGTCATTGATCTGATCAACACGATTGCTGAGCAGACCAACCTTCTGGCTCTCAACGCGACGATTGAAGCGGCACGTGCCGGAGAGGCCGGCAAGGGCTTTGCAGTCGTGGCCAATGAGGTGAAGGATCTGGCTTCCCAGACGGCCAAGGCGACCGAAGAGATCAGCTCTCATATTGTCAGCGTTCAACAGACCACCTCCGAGGCTGTAACGGCCATTGAGGGAATTGGTGGAACTATTGGCGAGATCAACGAGATTATCGGTCGTGTAACCCACGCGATTGAGGAACAGAGTGCGGCGACATCAGAAATTGCCAGCAATGTGACCCAGGCTCATGCCGGAGCCCAGGATGTTTCTGCCAATATTCTGGAAGTCTCCAACACCATGAAAGACACAGAAGGCATGGCCGGAATGGTCAAGGTTGCCTCAGAATCCCTCTCGGTTCAGGCCAGGAACCTTGGTGATGAGGTTTCACAATTCCTTGTGGCGCTGAGGCGAGGTCCGATGGATCGTCGTAAACGGGATGACCCGGATTATACGGGCCCTGAGCGGCGTTCCGGCCGCAGGGAGAAGAAGGCTGCTGCCTGA
- a CDS encoding superoxide dismutase — MAFELPELPYAYDALGDFMSAETLEFHHDKHHMAYVTNGNNLLKDSGLEGKSLEDICRESFGKNAGLFNNAGQHYNHIHFWNWMKPNGGGDKLPGALQAKIDSDLGGFAAFREAFIQAGVTQFGSGWCWLAVKDGKLEVMKTANGENPLVHGATPILGCDVWEHSYYIDYRNARPKYLEAWFDNLVNWDYVAELFEAAS; from the coding sequence ATGGCTTTTGAACTTCCCGAACTTCCCTATGCTTATGATGCCCTTGGCGATTTCATGTCTGCCGAGACGCTGGAATTCCACCACGACAAGCATCACATGGCCTATGTGACCAATGGCAACAACCTGCTGAAAGATTCCGGCCTGGAAGGCAAGTCGCTTGAAGACATCTGCCGCGAGAGCTTCGGCAAGAATGCAGGCCTTTTCAACAATGCCGGTCAGCATTACAACCACATCCATTTCTGGAACTGGATGAAGCCGAATGGCGGTGGCGACAAACTTCCTGGCGCCCTGCAGGCGAAGATCGACAGCGACCTTGGTGGCTTTGCTGCGTTCCGTGAAGCCTTTATTCAGGCTGGCGTTACCCAGTTCGGTTCCGGCTGGTGCTGGCTTGCTGTGAAAGACGGCAAGCTGGAAGTGATGAAAACCGCCAATGGCGAAAACCCGCTCGTTCACGGTGCAACACCGATTCTCGGCTGCGACGTATGGGAGCACTCCTACTATATCGATTACCGCAATGCCCGCCCGAAATACCTGGAAGCCTGGTTCGACAACCTGGTGAACTGGGATTATGTGGCAGAGCTGTTCGAAGCAGCATCATAA
- a CDS encoding universal stress protein, translated as MFRTILVPVDVEHKDKMEKAQQVAADLARQYGSKIHIVGVAAFASGKDDYTAKLEYYAGELAERHDMEFVPHAVICHDLGAELVRMLSEQVDELDVDLVVMASHAPGFMDHFFSSNANLLTAHIDRSVLVVR; from the coding sequence ATGTTTAGGACAATCCTTGTTCCGGTAGACGTTGAACATAAAGATAAAATGGAGAAAGCACAGCAGGTTGCTGCAGATTTGGCTAGACAATATGGCAGTAAAATCCACATCGTCGGTGTTGCTGCCTTTGCCAGTGGCAAGGACGACTATACTGCTAAACTGGAATATTATGCGGGTGAGCTAGCCGAACGCCATGATATGGAGTTTGTTCCCCATGCCGTGATCTGCCATGACCTTGGTGCCGAGTTGGTCAGGATGTTAAGCGAGCAGGTGGACGAACTTGATGTGGATCTTGTGGTGATGGCATCGCATGCTCCCGGGTTCATGGATCACTTCTTCTCATCTAATGCTAACCTGCTGACGGCTCACATTGACCGATCTGTACTTGTTGTTCGTTGA
- a CDS encoding haloacid dehalogenase type II: MAYSAYVFDAYGTLFDVHAAVRRHEAAVGPDGQLLSEIWRAKQLEYSWTRSLMGRYMDFWTLTEQALDYAFRKVPSADTSMKAPLLDAYRELDAYPEVVSVLRQLKEAGARLAILSNGTEAMLESAVKSAGLDTLLDDIFSVESLRLYKADQKVYDMVATHYRVFPEAISFQSSNRWDVAGATAFGFRTVWINRAGQPDEYTDLSPAVVLQSLDGLPALT, from the coding sequence ATGGCTTATTCTGCCTATGTATTTGATGCCTATGGAACCCTGTTTGATGTTCATGCGGCCGTCCGCCGCCATGAAGCAGCCGTTGGACCGGACGGGCAGCTCCTGTCCGAAATCTGGCGCGCCAAACAGCTTGAATATTCCTGGACCCGCTCCCTGATGGGCCGCTACATGGATTTCTGGACCCTGACAGAGCAGGCGCTTGATTATGCCTTCCGCAAGGTCCCAAGTGCTGACACCTCCATGAAAGCCCCCTTGCTGGATGCCTATCGGGAGCTCGATGCCTATCCGGAAGTGGTCTCTGTTTTGAGACAGCTGAAGGAGGCAGGCGCCCGGCTGGCTATCCTGTCCAATGGTACGGAAGCCATGCTGGAATCAGCCGTCAAGTCCGCTGGCCTCGATACGCTGCTGGATGATATCTTCTCGGTGGAGTCACTCCGCCTCTACAAGGCAGACCAGAAAGTCTACGACATGGTCGCCACCCACTACCGGGTGTTCCCGGAAGCGATCTCGTTCCAGTCATCAAACCGCTGGGATGTGGCAGGTGCCACCGCGTTCGGCTTCCGCACGGTCTGGATCAACCGGGCCGGTCAGCCGGATGAATATACCGACCTGTCACCAGCTGTTGTTCTGCAGTCTCTGGACGGCCTGCCAGCCCTAACCTGA
- a CDS encoding PAS domain-containing protein encodes MKKAITPTGREVYFAENDIIVSKTDLKGKITYANTTFMDISGYRKNEVIGAPHNMIRHPDMPRCVFKLLWETISSKAEIFAYVKNMTKSGDHYWVLAHVTPSLNADNEIVGYHSNRRVPNRDVLTRTIEPLYAKLRQEELSQDSKKKGLELSQDTLTALIADKGVSYDEFVFSL; translated from the coding sequence ATGAAAAAAGCGATTACACCAACGGGACGTGAGGTGTATTTTGCTGAGAACGATATCATCGTCAGTAAAACAGATCTCAAAGGTAAGATTACCTACGCCAATACCACTTTCATGGATATATCCGGGTACAGGAAGAACGAGGTTATTGGAGCGCCGCACAATATGATCCGGCATCCTGATATGCCGCGCTGTGTCTTCAAGCTGTTGTGGGAAACCATATCTTCCAAGGCTGAGATCTTCGCCTATGTGAAGAACATGACCAAATCCGGAGACCACTACTGGGTCCTGGCACATGTGACGCCATCCCTGAATGCGGACAATGAGATTGTAGGATACCACTCCAATCGCCGCGTACCCAATCGGGATGTTCTCACCAGAACTATCGAACCGCTCTATGCCAAGCTGAGGCAGGAAGAGCTTAGTCAGGACTCGAAAAAGAAGGGTCTTGAACTGTCACAGGATACATTAACGGCGCTGATCGCCGACAAAGGAGTGAGCTATGATGAATTTGTCTTCTCTCTCTAA
- a CDS encoding glycosyltransferase family 4 protein, producing MHILQVTSEFPPHVGGVANHVRDLSLALSQCGLDITVVAPNEGDDTETYPGIDVLRPRTIRARPFYDWHLGHQLSRIAKAKSVDMIHVHGLRPLRAALATGLPVTFTNHTSGFLKGLTSARRRKTYETLFPKCALHLAPSDELATYSEQFSGKPCIRQTNAVDAERFKPDLELRAQTRRELGLSDDQVMVILARRLVEKNGIGVLADGLRSLDRLPVTLVVAGDGELRPALEGVAANPPEGMVVHMLGAVPNHRMNAFLNAADLALLPSLMEATSIAGLEAMACGVPVLGTDTGGIPEIVLTDHTGWLVPTGDGPAFAKKLQELVEQPGKLASLRETARDFAKEGYSWGSRAADLKMHYANALSGSAAQ from the coding sequence ATGCACATTCTTCAGGTGACCAGCGAATTCCCGCCTCATGTGGGCGGCGTCGCCAATCACGTACGAGACCTGTCCCTTGCACTCAGCCAGTGCGGACTGGACATTACAGTCGTCGCACCCAATGAGGGCGACGATACGGAGACCTATCCGGGTATTGATGTTCTACGACCCAGGACAATACGGGCGCGACCATTCTATGACTGGCATCTGGGGCACCAGCTTTCGCGAATAGCAAAAGCAAAATCTGTCGATATGATCCACGTGCACGGCCTGCGCCCGCTGCGAGCTGCTCTCGCGACCGGATTACCTGTTACCTTTACCAATCACACATCCGGCTTTCTCAAGGGTCTGACCTCCGCCAGACGCCGCAAAACCTATGAGACGCTGTTTCCGAAATGCGCGCTGCACCTCGCCCCCAGTGACGAGCTTGCAACCTATAGCGAGCAGTTCTCGGGCAAGCCCTGTATCCGGCAGACCAACGCAGTGGATGCAGAGCGATTCAAACCGGATCTGGAATTACGCGCACAGACACGGAGAGAACTCGGCCTGTCCGATGATCAGGTGATGGTTATTCTGGCCCGTCGACTTGTGGAAAAGAACGGCATTGGTGTTCTGGCAGACGGCCTGCGCAGCCTTGACCGCCTCCCCGTAACACTGGTGGTTGCCGGTGACGGTGAGCTGCGTCCGGCTCTGGAAGGTGTTGCAGCTAATCCCCCGGAAGGAATGGTCGTGCACATGCTGGGTGCTGTCCCGAACCATCGCATGAATGCGTTTCTGAACGCCGCTGACCTGGCACTGCTTCCCTCCCTGATGGAAGCAACCAGCATCGCCGGACTGGAAGCCATGGCCTGCGGTGTGCCGGTTCTAGGTACTGATACCGGGGGTATCCCGGAAATTGTTCTTACAGACCATACGGGCTGGCTTGTTCCAACAGGGGATGGCCCAGCCTTCGCGAAAAAGCTTCAGGAGCTTGTGGAACAGCCCGGAAAGCTGGCAAGCCTGCGTGAGACAGCACGCGACTTTGCCAAGGAAGGCTATTCCTGGGGCAGCCGCGCAGCGGATCTCAAAATGCACTATGCGAATGCATTGTCAGGGAGCGCTGCCCAATGA
- a CDS encoding 1-(5-phosphoribosyl)-5-[(5-phosphoribosylamino)methylideneamino] imidazole-4-carboxamide isomerase, translated as MIIYPDIELQNGKCVNLLRGQMDQPVVYDVDPVEAARAFAEQGAKRLHVIDLDAVSGTGSNADIIKEIIRVGPNVQVGGGINSMEQIREWIDAGAARVVIATAAVKQPTLVKEAAHAYPDQIVVSVDVRDNKVLCAGWKETSSFSPVEFIEIFQDDPMAGFILTDVGRDMDDPVESFAMTTAVAKEVRVPIISSGLISSIDDVSMLKYLPNIAGTIVGRALFNKEFTLEEAIAIGDAVDPTAQFA; from the coding sequence ATGATTATTTACCCCGATATCGAGCTTCAGAACGGAAAATGCGTCAACCTGCTGCGCGGCCAGATGGACCAGCCGGTTGTTTACGACGTAGATCCGGTCGAAGCAGCTCGCGCGTTCGCAGAGCAGGGGGCCAAACGACTCCATGTGATTGACCTTGACGCAGTGTCAGGGACAGGCAGCAATGCGGACATCATCAAGGAAATCATTCGCGTTGGACCAAACGTCCAGGTCGGCGGTGGCATCAACTCAATGGAGCAGATCCGTGAGTGGATTGACGCCGGTGCAGCCCGTGTCGTGATCGCGACTGCAGCCGTGAAACAGCCGACCCTGGTCAAAGAAGCGGCCCATGCTTATCCGGACCAGATCGTCGTCAGTGTGGACGTCCGCGACAACAAGGTGCTGTGTGCAGGCTGGAAAGAAACATCCAGCTTCTCCCCGGTCGAGTTCATCGAGATCTTCCAGGACGACCCGATGGCAGGCTTTATCCTGACAGATGTGGGCCGTGACATGGATGATCCGGTCGAGAGTTTCGCAATGACCACAGCGGTAGCCAAGGAAGTTCGGGTTCCGATCATCTCCAGCGGCCTGATCTCCAGCATTGATGATGTGTCCATGCTGAAATATCTGCCGAATATCGCTGGAACCATTGTCGGTCGTGCGCTGTTCAACAAGGAATTCACCCTTGAGGAAGCGATCGCGATTGGTGATGCGGTTGATCCGACCGCTCAGTTCGCCTGA
- a CDS encoding glycosyltransferase family 2 protein, producing MSQTLPLSIFIICKDEAERLPLVLDALADLSDDLVIVDSGSTDGTLEIARRYTKHVFHRDWEGFGQQKVYAESLCRHDWVLNLDADEVLLEEVRQSIRALFDLPEDQRAAAYSLRIRHVSMLVDNITPHRLSPINITPRLYHRKRAGFKDSAVHDKVVVHDGSPVETLSGDVAHISMKSFDQMWRKIADYARLQAEDWADKGREPGWLRLLLDPPWFFIKNYFLRRLVFLGFEGFVMAVAVSAGRALRIGMTWEVQKRRRREVKDTRR from the coding sequence GTGTCTCAAACGCTTCCCCTCTCGATCTTCATCATCTGCAAGGATGAGGCAGAGCGCCTGCCTCTGGTTCTGGATGCTCTCGCTGACCTTTCAGACGACCTGGTGATTGTCGACAGCGGCAGCACGGACGGCACACTGGAGATTGCCCGGCGCTACACCAAACATGTCTTTCATCGCGACTGGGAGGGTTTTGGCCAGCAGAAGGTTTATGCGGAAAGCCTGTGCCGCCATGACTGGGTTCTCAATCTGGATGCTGATGAAGTGCTGCTGGAAGAGGTTCGCCAGAGCATTCGGGCGCTGTTCGACCTACCCGAAGACCAGCGTGCTGCCGCCTATTCACTCCGGATCCGGCATGTGAGCATGCTGGTGGATAACATCACCCCGCACAGACTCAGCCCGATCAACATCACTCCGCGGCTTTATCACCGTAAACGCGCCGGTTTCAAGGACAGTGCGGTGCATGACAAGGTGGTTGTCCACGATGGCAGCCCGGTTGAGACATTGTCTGGCGACGTCGCTCATATCTCGATGAAGAGCTTTGACCAGATGTGGCGTAAAATCGCCGATTATGCCCGCCTGCAGGCTGAAGACTGGGCGGACAAGGGGCGAGAGCCCGGCTGGCTGCGCCTTCTGCTTGATCCGCCATGGTTCTTCATCAAGAACTATTTCCTTCGCCGTCTGGTCTTTCTGGGCTTTGAAGGCTTTGTGATGGCCGTTGCCGTCAGTGCCGGTCGTGCACTGCGCATCGGCATGACCTGGGAAGTGCAGAAAAGACGGAGACGCGAGGTTAAGGATACAAGACGTTGA
- a CDS encoding M20/M25/M40 family metallo-hydrolase, which produces MSIVEQVLSQADQQIEQSLERLFALMRIESISTDPAYKSECSAAADWLVSELQDLGFDASARKTPGHPMVVGHDHGSDNGPHVLFYGHYDVQPVDPIELWDRPPFEPGLIEGSDGRKQITGRGSSDDKGQLLTFVEACRAWKAVTGSLPVKVSILFEGEEESGSPSLDGFMQVNKDELKADIALVCDTTMWNADTPAITASLRGMMKENFTIEAASRDLHSGFYGGLARNPLHLLSRIVADLHDENGRVTIPDFYDGVPELTEAQKAEWQRLGFDQDAFLGDIGLSAPASEPGCSGLETLWARPTCEVNGLWGGYNGEGSKTVIPSRANAKFSFRLVGDQDPVAIRKAFRNFVEERLPDDCTIAYDLDDESDGLPLIVDTDQPLLKKAQEALAEEWNCEAPLIGCGGSIPIATEFKRVLDMDTLLIGFALENDRIHSPNEKYELKSFQKGIRSWVRILANLA; this is translated from the coding sequence ATGTCTATCGTCGAGCAGGTCCTCAGTCAGGCCGATCAGCAAATTGAGCAAAGCCTTGAGCGCCTGTTCGCGCTGATGCGGATTGAAAGCATCTCGACGGACCCGGCCTATAAGAGTGAATGCAGTGCTGCGGCTGACTGGCTGGTGAGCGAATTGCAGGATCTGGGCTTTGATGCATCAGCCCGTAAGACGCCCGGCCATCCCATGGTTGTCGGGCATGACCATGGTTCAGACAATGGCCCGCATGTTCTGTTCTACGGTCATTATGATGTGCAGCCGGTGGACCCGATTGAGCTGTGGGACCGTCCTCCCTTTGAACCGGGTCTGATTGAAGGATCGGATGGCCGCAAGCAGATTACCGGTCGCGGGTCTTCGGATGACAAGGGGCAGTTGCTGACCTTTGTGGAAGCCTGCAGGGCCTGGAAGGCGGTGACCGGAAGCCTGCCTGTAAAAGTCTCGATTCTGTTTGAGGGGGAAGAGGAGTCCGGCTCCCCGAGCCTTGATGGTTTCATGCAGGTCAACAAGGACGAGCTGAAGGCTGATATCGCACTTGTCTGCGACACCACCATGTGGAATGCGGATACACCTGCCATCACTGCAAGTCTGCGCGGCATGATGAAGGAGAATTTCACCATTGAGGCTGCCAGCCGCGATCTGCACTCAGGGTTCTATGGTGGTCTGGCCCGAAATCCGCTCCATCTGCTGTCGCGCATAGTGGCTGACCTTCATGACGAGAATGGCCGCGTGACCATTCCCGACTTCTATGATGGTGTGCCGGAACTGACGGAGGCGCAGAAGGCTGAATGGCAGCGTCTCGGGTTCGATCAGGATGCGTTTCTTGGTGATATCGGCCTGTCTGCTCCTGCATCAGAGCCCGGATGTTCCGGCCTCGAGACCCTCTGGGCCCGACCCACATGTGAAGTCAATGGCCTGTGGGGCGGTTATAATGGTGAAGGCTCCAAGACGGTTATCCCGTCCCGTGCCAATGCGAAATTCTCCTTCCGGCTTGTGGGCGATCAGGACCCGGTGGCAATCCGCAAGGCATTCCGGAATTTCGTTGAAGAGCGCCTCCCGGACGACTGCACCATTGCCTATGACCTGGACGATGAAAGCGACGGCCTGCCACTTATTGTGGACACGGACCAGCCGCTTCTGAAAAAGGCTCAGGAGGCGCTTGCAGAAGAATGGAATTGTGAAGCGCCATTGATCGGATGTGGCGGTTCCATCCCCATTGCCACGGAATTCAAACGGGTTCTGGATATGGACACTCTGCTGATAGGATTTGCCTTGGAGAACGATCGCATTCATTCTCCCAATGAGAAATATGAGCTGAAGAGCTTCCAGAAGGGTATCCGGTCCTGGGTTCGGATTCTGGCCAATCTGGCCTAA
- a CDS encoding TIGR00730 family Rossman fold protein yields the protein MDSPVKSVCVFCGSSMGADAAYETAAVDLGRTLAEREIKLIYGGASVGLMGTVADAALAAGGEVIGVIPTSLAEKELSHTGLTELHEVDSMHDRKALMADLSDAFIALPGGIGTLEELFETWTWAQLGYHKKPCGVLNTGRYYDALLGFVDQMVDEGFLKDINRQMLVVAERPESLLAAFSAYDPPMVPKWIDKT from the coding sequence ATGGACAGTCCAGTGAAAAGCGTCTGTGTCTTCTGCGGTTCCAGCATGGGGGCGGATGCCGCTTATGAAACCGCCGCCGTCGATCTTGGCCGAACCTTGGCCGAGCGCGAAATCAAGTTGATCTATGGTGGTGCGAGTGTTGGCCTGATGGGAACTGTGGCGGACGCGGCCCTGGCTGCAGGCGGTGAGGTTATCGGCGTCATCCCCACATCTTTGGCGGAGAAGGAGCTGTCCCATACAGGCCTGACTGAACTGCATGAAGTCGATTCCATGCATGATCGCAAGGCTCTGATGGCAGATCTGTCGGATGCTTTTATTGCGCTGCCAGGTGGTATCGGCACGCTGGAAGAGCTGTTTGAGACCTGGACCTGGGCGCAATTGGGATATCACAAGAAACCCTGCGGTGTTCTCAATACAGGTCGGTACTACGATGCTTTATTGGGTTTCGTGGACCAGATGGTCGATGAGGGTTTTCTCAAGGACATCAACCGCCAGATGCTGGTGGTCGCCGAACGCCCCGAGAGCCTTCTGGCTGCATTCTCTGCCTATGATCCGCCGATGGTTCCGAAATGGATCGACAAGACCTGA